Proteins encoded together in one Mauremys reevesii isolate NIE-2019 linkage group 11, ASM1616193v1, whole genome shotgun sequence window:
- the MDH1B gene encoding putative malate dehydrogenase 1B isoform X2 codes for MAKFVLAGKADCPHFAKAELLADYLQINLPNFKIHKITQHPDKWEWLHDICEKNGWKHKRSPIVWRELLDRGGKGLLLGGFNDFMEHAQHYYGITSDMLSEQMLRIAKENLQTHIEIEKEEEYIKSLINPLQVWISSASAPACYNLIPLLANGEVFGMATEVSIHLLDSSHHKEILHGIVMEAEDLAFPLLRSVSMHTELDDAFVQADIVILLDDILLQHEIPSLEDCIRQVTEQCKVYGSLIEKNANSRVKVIVSGKTFVNLRALMIMTFAPSIDGQNIIAVAMFLENAAKAMLARKLNMNSAGIKDVIVWGNISGSSYIDLSKAKVYRYDSAIWGPPNFSRHLLDMIYDSNWVHSEFAFVLSSLSSREHHCLGMSPAHVIATVLRYWYQDSPPGEIVSMGILSEGQFCIPEGIIFSMPVRFQDGSWEVITETEISEETQEALKRLAHDLIQEKQVALGEIPEMRPYKEPVFNGFNLLALLEEENFQTPPEDLDTLSNGLLQPETQEGEKVQTTTDEPEAPPDGLLQSEMLEEEKVQVPMDDPETSSEGLNQSETSLSNAENNENP; via the exons ATGGCAAAGTTCGTGCTGGCTG GTAAGGCAGACTGTCCACACTTTGCTAAGGCAGAACTTCTGGCCGACTATCTTCAGATTAATTTACCTAATTTCAAGATACACAAGATTACTCAGCATCCTGACAAGTGGGAG TGGCTTCATGATATCTGTGAAAAGAATGGATGGAAACACAAACGCTCACCAATTGTTTGGCGGGAATTATTGGACCGTGGAGGGAAGGGCCTGCTTCTGGGAGGATTTAACGATTTTATGGAGCATGCCCAG CATTACTATGGCATCACCTCGGACATGCTGAGTGAGCAGATGCTGAGAATTGCTAAGGAGAATTTGCAGACCCACATAGAAATTGAGAAAGAGGAGGAATATATTAAAAGTCTTATCAACCCCTTGCAGGTCTGGATCAGCAG TGCATCAGCTCCTGCCTGCTATAACCTGATTCCATTATTGGCCAATGGAGAAGTGTTTGGGATGGCAACAGAGGTTAGCATTCATCTGCTTGACAGTAGCCATCACAAGGAAATTCTGCATGGTATTGTAATGGAGGCTGAAGACTTAGCATTCCCGCTCCTTCGCAGTGTCTCAATGCACACTGAATTAGATGATGCCTTTGTTCAGGCTGATATTGTAATTTTGCTTGATGATATCCTCTTACAACACGAGATCCCATCACTTGAAGACTGCATCAGACAGGTGACTGAGCAATGTAAGGTGTATGGTTCCCTGATTGAGAAGAATGCCAACAGCAGGGTCAAAGTTATTGTGTCAGGAAAAACCTTTGTGAACCTTAGGGCATTAATGATTATGACATTTGCCCCATCCATTGACGGCCAGAATATTATCGCTGTGGCAATGTTCTTGGAAAATGCAGCTAAAGCTATGCTGGCCAGGAAACTGAATATGAATTCAGCAG GAATCAAAGATGTGATTGTTTGGGGTAATATCAGTGGCAGTAGCTACATTGATCTGTCTAAAGCAAAAGTTTACAGATATGACAGTGCTATCTGGGGCCCACCTAACTTTTCACGCCATTTGCTGGACATGATCTATGATAG CAACTGGGTGCATTCAGAATTTGCATTTGTACTGAGTTCCCTGAGTTCCCGGGAGCATCACTGCTTAGGCATGTCACCTGCTCATGTAATAGCTACTGTGCTGAGATACTGGTATCAAGACTCTCCTCCTGGGGAGATTGTCTCAATGGGAATACTCAGCGAAG GTCAATTTTGTATCCCCGAAGGGATTATCTTCTCCATGCCTGTGAGGTTCCAGGATGGTAGCTGGGAGGTCATTACAGAAACCGAAATTAGTGAAGAAACTCAAGAAGCTCTGAAGCGTTTAGCCCATGATCTGATACAG GAAAAACAAGTTGCACTAGGGGAAATACCAGAAATGCGTCCATATAAAG AACCTGTATTCAATGGCTTCAATCTGCTAGCACTTCTAGAAGAGGAAAACTTTCAAACACCCCCAGAGG ACCTGGACACCTTATCCAATGGCTTACTTCAGCCAGAGACCCAGGAAGGAGAAAAAGTCCAAACAACTACTGATG AACCTGAAGCTCCACCCGATGGGTTACTTCAGTCAGAGATGCTGGAAGAAGAAAAAGTCCAAGTGCCCATGGATG ATCCTGAAACTTCATCTGAGGGCTTAAATCAATCAGAGACCAGTCTGAGCAATGCAGAAAACAATGAAAACCCTTAA
- the MDH1B gene encoding putative malate dehydrogenase 1B isoform X3: protein MAKFVLAGKADCPHFAKAELLADYLQINLPNFKIHKITQHPDKWEHYYGITSDMLSEQMLRIAKENLQTHIEIEKEEEYIKSLINPLQVWISSASAPACYNLIPLLANGEVFGMATEVSIHLLDSSHHKEILHGIVMEAEDLAFPLLRSVSMHTELDDAFVQADIVILLDDILLQHEIPSLEDCIRQVTEQCKVYGSLIEKNANSRVKVIVSGKTFVNLRALMIMTFAPSIDGQNIIAVAMFLENAAKAMLARKLNMNSAGIKDVIVWGNISGSSYIDLSKAKVYRYDSAIWGPPNFSRHLLDMIYDSNWVHSEFAFVLSSLSSREHHCLGMSPAHVIATVLRYWYQDSPPGEIVSMGILSEGQFCIPEGIIFSMPVRFQDGSWEVITETEISEETQEALKRLAHDLIQEKQVALGEIPEMRPYKEPVFNGFNLLALLEEENFQTPPEDLDTLSNGLLQPETQEGEKVQTTTDEPEAPPDGLLQSEMLEEEKVQVPMDDPETSSEGLNQSETSLSNAENNENP from the exons ATGGCAAAGTTCGTGCTGGCTG GTAAGGCAGACTGTCCACACTTTGCTAAGGCAGAACTTCTGGCCGACTATCTTCAGATTAATTTACCTAATTTCAAGATACACAAGATTACTCAGCATCCTGACAAGTGGGAG CATTACTATGGCATCACCTCGGACATGCTGAGTGAGCAGATGCTGAGAATTGCTAAGGAGAATTTGCAGACCCACATAGAAATTGAGAAAGAGGAGGAATATATTAAAAGTCTTATCAACCCCTTGCAGGTCTGGATCAGCAG TGCATCAGCTCCTGCCTGCTATAACCTGATTCCATTATTGGCCAATGGAGAAGTGTTTGGGATGGCAACAGAGGTTAGCATTCATCTGCTTGACAGTAGCCATCACAAGGAAATTCTGCATGGTATTGTAATGGAGGCTGAAGACTTAGCATTCCCGCTCCTTCGCAGTGTCTCAATGCACACTGAATTAGATGATGCCTTTGTTCAGGCTGATATTGTAATTTTGCTTGATGATATCCTCTTACAACACGAGATCCCATCACTTGAAGACTGCATCAGACAGGTGACTGAGCAATGTAAGGTGTATGGTTCCCTGATTGAGAAGAATGCCAACAGCAGGGTCAAAGTTATTGTGTCAGGAAAAACCTTTGTGAACCTTAGGGCATTAATGATTATGACATTTGCCCCATCCATTGACGGCCAGAATATTATCGCTGTGGCAATGTTCTTGGAAAATGCAGCTAAAGCTATGCTGGCCAGGAAACTGAATATGAATTCAGCAG GAATCAAAGATGTGATTGTTTGGGGTAATATCAGTGGCAGTAGCTACATTGATCTGTCTAAAGCAAAAGTTTACAGATATGACAGTGCTATCTGGGGCCCACCTAACTTTTCACGCCATTTGCTGGACATGATCTATGATAG CAACTGGGTGCATTCAGAATTTGCATTTGTACTGAGTTCCCTGAGTTCCCGGGAGCATCACTGCTTAGGCATGTCACCTGCTCATGTAATAGCTACTGTGCTGAGATACTGGTATCAAGACTCTCCTCCTGGGGAGATTGTCTCAATGGGAATACTCAGCGAAG GTCAATTTTGTATCCCCGAAGGGATTATCTTCTCCATGCCTGTGAGGTTCCAGGATGGTAGCTGGGAGGTCATTACAGAAACCGAAATTAGTGAAGAAACTCAAGAAGCTCTGAAGCGTTTAGCCCATGATCTGATACAG GAAAAACAAGTTGCACTAGGGGAAATACCAGAAATGCGTCCATATAAAG AACCTGTATTCAATGGCTTCAATCTGCTAGCACTTCTAGAAGAGGAAAACTTTCAAACACCCCCAGAGG ACCTGGACACCTTATCCAATGGCTTACTTCAGCCAGAGACCCAGGAAGGAGAAAAAGTCCAAACAACTACTGATG AACCTGAAGCTCCACCCGATGGGTTACTTCAGTCAGAGATGCTGGAAGAAGAAAAAGTCCAAGTGCCCATGGATG ATCCTGAAACTTCATCTGAGGGCTTAAATCAATCAGAGACCAGTCTGAGCAATGCAGAAAACAATGAAAACCCTTAA
- the MDH1B gene encoding putative malate dehydrogenase 1B isoform X1: MAKFVLAGKADCPHFAKAELLADYLQINLPNFKIHKITQHPDKWEQWLHDICEKNGWKHKRSPIVWRELLDRGGKGLLLGGFNDFMEHAQHYYGITSDMLSEQMLRIAKENLQTHIEIEKEEEYIKSLINPLQVWISSASAPACYNLIPLLANGEVFGMATEVSIHLLDSSHHKEILHGIVMEAEDLAFPLLRSVSMHTELDDAFVQADIVILLDDILLQHEIPSLEDCIRQVTEQCKVYGSLIEKNANSRVKVIVSGKTFVNLRALMIMTFAPSIDGQNIIAVAMFLENAAKAMLARKLNMNSAGIKDVIVWGNISGSSYIDLSKAKVYRYDSAIWGPPNFSRHLLDMIYDSNWVHSEFAFVLSSLSSREHHCLGMSPAHVIATVLRYWYQDSPPGEIVSMGILSEGQFCIPEGIIFSMPVRFQDGSWEVITETEISEETQEALKRLAHDLIQEKQVALGEIPEMRPYKEPVFNGFNLLALLEEENFQTPPEDLDTLSNGLLQPETQEGEKVQTTTDEPEAPPDGLLQSEMLEEEKVQVPMDDPETSSEGLNQSETSLSNAENNENP, translated from the exons ATGGCAAAGTTCGTGCTGGCTG GTAAGGCAGACTGTCCACACTTTGCTAAGGCAGAACTTCTGGCCGACTATCTTCAGATTAATTTACCTAATTTCAAGATACACAAGATTACTCAGCATCCTGACAAGTGGGAG CAGTGGCTTCATGATATCTGTGAAAAGAATGGATGGAAACACAAACGCTCACCAATTGTTTGGCGGGAATTATTGGACCGTGGAGGGAAGGGCCTGCTTCTGGGAGGATTTAACGATTTTATGGAGCATGCCCAG CATTACTATGGCATCACCTCGGACATGCTGAGTGAGCAGATGCTGAGAATTGCTAAGGAGAATTTGCAGACCCACATAGAAATTGAGAAAGAGGAGGAATATATTAAAAGTCTTATCAACCCCTTGCAGGTCTGGATCAGCAG TGCATCAGCTCCTGCCTGCTATAACCTGATTCCATTATTGGCCAATGGAGAAGTGTTTGGGATGGCAACAGAGGTTAGCATTCATCTGCTTGACAGTAGCCATCACAAGGAAATTCTGCATGGTATTGTAATGGAGGCTGAAGACTTAGCATTCCCGCTCCTTCGCAGTGTCTCAATGCACACTGAATTAGATGATGCCTTTGTTCAGGCTGATATTGTAATTTTGCTTGATGATATCCTCTTACAACACGAGATCCCATCACTTGAAGACTGCATCAGACAGGTGACTGAGCAATGTAAGGTGTATGGTTCCCTGATTGAGAAGAATGCCAACAGCAGGGTCAAAGTTATTGTGTCAGGAAAAACCTTTGTGAACCTTAGGGCATTAATGATTATGACATTTGCCCCATCCATTGACGGCCAGAATATTATCGCTGTGGCAATGTTCTTGGAAAATGCAGCTAAAGCTATGCTGGCCAGGAAACTGAATATGAATTCAGCAG GAATCAAAGATGTGATTGTTTGGGGTAATATCAGTGGCAGTAGCTACATTGATCTGTCTAAAGCAAAAGTTTACAGATATGACAGTGCTATCTGGGGCCCACCTAACTTTTCACGCCATTTGCTGGACATGATCTATGATAG CAACTGGGTGCATTCAGAATTTGCATTTGTACTGAGTTCCCTGAGTTCCCGGGAGCATCACTGCTTAGGCATGTCACCTGCTCATGTAATAGCTACTGTGCTGAGATACTGGTATCAAGACTCTCCTCCTGGGGAGATTGTCTCAATGGGAATACTCAGCGAAG GTCAATTTTGTATCCCCGAAGGGATTATCTTCTCCATGCCTGTGAGGTTCCAGGATGGTAGCTGGGAGGTCATTACAGAAACCGAAATTAGTGAAGAAACTCAAGAAGCTCTGAAGCGTTTAGCCCATGATCTGATACAG GAAAAACAAGTTGCACTAGGGGAAATACCAGAAATGCGTCCATATAAAG AACCTGTATTCAATGGCTTCAATCTGCTAGCACTTCTAGAAGAGGAAAACTTTCAAACACCCCCAGAGG ACCTGGACACCTTATCCAATGGCTTACTTCAGCCAGAGACCCAGGAAGGAGAAAAAGTCCAAACAACTACTGATG AACCTGAAGCTCCACCCGATGGGTTACTTCAGTCAGAGATGCTGGAAGAAGAAAAAGTCCAAGTGCCCATGGATG ATCCTGAAACTTCATCTGAGGGCTTAAATCAATCAGAGACCAGTCTGAGCAATGCAGAAAACAATGAAAACCCTTAA
- the MDH1B gene encoding putative malate dehydrogenase 1B isoform X4 — translation MEHAQHYYGITSDMLSEQMLRIAKENLQTHIEIEKEEEYIKSLINPLQVWISSASAPACYNLIPLLANGEVFGMATEVSIHLLDSSHHKEILHGIVMEAEDLAFPLLRSVSMHTELDDAFVQADIVILLDDILLQHEIPSLEDCIRQVTEQCKVYGSLIEKNANSRVKVIVSGKTFVNLRALMIMTFAPSIDGQNIIAVAMFLENAAKAMLARKLNMNSAGIKDVIVWGNISGSSYIDLSKAKVYRYDSAIWGPPNFSRHLLDMIYDSNWVHSEFAFVLSSLSSREHHCLGMSPAHVIATVLRYWYQDSPPGEIVSMGILSEGQFCIPEGIIFSMPVRFQDGSWEVITETEISEETQEALKRLAHDLIQEKQVALGEIPEMRPYKEPVFNGFNLLALLEEENFQTPPEDLDTLSNGLLQPETQEGEKVQTTTDEPEAPPDGLLQSEMLEEEKVQVPMDDPETSSEGLNQSETSLSNAENNENP, via the exons ATGGAGCATGCCCAG CATTACTATGGCATCACCTCGGACATGCTGAGTGAGCAGATGCTGAGAATTGCTAAGGAGAATTTGCAGACCCACATAGAAATTGAGAAAGAGGAGGAATATATTAAAAGTCTTATCAACCCCTTGCAGGTCTGGATCAGCAG TGCATCAGCTCCTGCCTGCTATAACCTGATTCCATTATTGGCCAATGGAGAAGTGTTTGGGATGGCAACAGAGGTTAGCATTCATCTGCTTGACAGTAGCCATCACAAGGAAATTCTGCATGGTATTGTAATGGAGGCTGAAGACTTAGCATTCCCGCTCCTTCGCAGTGTCTCAATGCACACTGAATTAGATGATGCCTTTGTTCAGGCTGATATTGTAATTTTGCTTGATGATATCCTCTTACAACACGAGATCCCATCACTTGAAGACTGCATCAGACAGGTGACTGAGCAATGTAAGGTGTATGGTTCCCTGATTGAGAAGAATGCCAACAGCAGGGTCAAAGTTATTGTGTCAGGAAAAACCTTTGTGAACCTTAGGGCATTAATGATTATGACATTTGCCCCATCCATTGACGGCCAGAATATTATCGCTGTGGCAATGTTCTTGGAAAATGCAGCTAAAGCTATGCTGGCCAGGAAACTGAATATGAATTCAGCAG GAATCAAAGATGTGATTGTTTGGGGTAATATCAGTGGCAGTAGCTACATTGATCTGTCTAAAGCAAAAGTTTACAGATATGACAGTGCTATCTGGGGCCCACCTAACTTTTCACGCCATTTGCTGGACATGATCTATGATAG CAACTGGGTGCATTCAGAATTTGCATTTGTACTGAGTTCCCTGAGTTCCCGGGAGCATCACTGCTTAGGCATGTCACCTGCTCATGTAATAGCTACTGTGCTGAGATACTGGTATCAAGACTCTCCTCCTGGGGAGATTGTCTCAATGGGAATACTCAGCGAAG GTCAATTTTGTATCCCCGAAGGGATTATCTTCTCCATGCCTGTGAGGTTCCAGGATGGTAGCTGGGAGGTCATTACAGAAACCGAAATTAGTGAAGAAACTCAAGAAGCTCTGAAGCGTTTAGCCCATGATCTGATACAG GAAAAACAAGTTGCACTAGGGGAAATACCAGAAATGCGTCCATATAAAG AACCTGTATTCAATGGCTTCAATCTGCTAGCACTTCTAGAAGAGGAAAACTTTCAAACACCCCCAGAGG ACCTGGACACCTTATCCAATGGCTTACTTCAGCCAGAGACCCAGGAAGGAGAAAAAGTCCAAACAACTACTGATG AACCTGAAGCTCCACCCGATGGGTTACTTCAGTCAGAGATGCTGGAAGAAGAAAAAGTCCAAGTGCCCATGGATG ATCCTGAAACTTCATCTGAGGGCTTAAATCAATCAGAGACCAGTCTGAGCAATGCAGAAAACAATGAAAACCCTTAA
- the MDH1B gene encoding putative malate dehydrogenase 1B isoform X5 encodes MLSEQMLRIAKENLQTHIEIEKEEEYIKSLINPLQVWISSASAPACYNLIPLLANGEVFGMATEVSIHLLDSSHHKEILHGIVMEAEDLAFPLLRSVSMHTELDDAFVQADIVILLDDILLQHEIPSLEDCIRQVTEQCKVYGSLIEKNANSRVKVIVSGKTFVNLRALMIMTFAPSIDGQNIIAVAMFLENAAKAMLARKLNMNSAGIKDVIVWGNISGSSYIDLSKAKVYRYDSAIWGPPNFSRHLLDMIYDSNWVHSEFAFVLSSLSSREHHCLGMSPAHVIATVLRYWYQDSPPGEIVSMGILSEGQFCIPEGIIFSMPVRFQDGSWEVITETEISEETQEALKRLAHDLIQEKQVALGEIPEMRPYKEPVFNGFNLLALLEEENFQTPPEDLDTLSNGLLQPETQEGEKVQTTTDEPEAPPDGLLQSEMLEEEKVQVPMDDPETSSEGLNQSETSLSNAENNENP; translated from the exons ATGCTGAGTGAGCAGATGCTGAGAATTGCTAAGGAGAATTTGCAGACCCACATAGAAATTGAGAAAGAGGAGGAATATATTAAAAGTCTTATCAACCCCTTGCAGGTCTGGATCAGCAG TGCATCAGCTCCTGCCTGCTATAACCTGATTCCATTATTGGCCAATGGAGAAGTGTTTGGGATGGCAACAGAGGTTAGCATTCATCTGCTTGACAGTAGCCATCACAAGGAAATTCTGCATGGTATTGTAATGGAGGCTGAAGACTTAGCATTCCCGCTCCTTCGCAGTGTCTCAATGCACACTGAATTAGATGATGCCTTTGTTCAGGCTGATATTGTAATTTTGCTTGATGATATCCTCTTACAACACGAGATCCCATCACTTGAAGACTGCATCAGACAGGTGACTGAGCAATGTAAGGTGTATGGTTCCCTGATTGAGAAGAATGCCAACAGCAGGGTCAAAGTTATTGTGTCAGGAAAAACCTTTGTGAACCTTAGGGCATTAATGATTATGACATTTGCCCCATCCATTGACGGCCAGAATATTATCGCTGTGGCAATGTTCTTGGAAAATGCAGCTAAAGCTATGCTGGCCAGGAAACTGAATATGAATTCAGCAG GAATCAAAGATGTGATTGTTTGGGGTAATATCAGTGGCAGTAGCTACATTGATCTGTCTAAAGCAAAAGTTTACAGATATGACAGTGCTATCTGGGGCCCACCTAACTTTTCACGCCATTTGCTGGACATGATCTATGATAG CAACTGGGTGCATTCAGAATTTGCATTTGTACTGAGTTCCCTGAGTTCCCGGGAGCATCACTGCTTAGGCATGTCACCTGCTCATGTAATAGCTACTGTGCTGAGATACTGGTATCAAGACTCTCCTCCTGGGGAGATTGTCTCAATGGGAATACTCAGCGAAG GTCAATTTTGTATCCCCGAAGGGATTATCTTCTCCATGCCTGTGAGGTTCCAGGATGGTAGCTGGGAGGTCATTACAGAAACCGAAATTAGTGAAGAAACTCAAGAAGCTCTGAAGCGTTTAGCCCATGATCTGATACAG GAAAAACAAGTTGCACTAGGGGAAATACCAGAAATGCGTCCATATAAAG AACCTGTATTCAATGGCTTCAATCTGCTAGCACTTCTAGAAGAGGAAAACTTTCAAACACCCCCAGAGG ACCTGGACACCTTATCCAATGGCTTACTTCAGCCAGAGACCCAGGAAGGAGAAAAAGTCCAAACAACTACTGATG AACCTGAAGCTCCACCCGATGGGTTACTTCAGTCAGAGATGCTGGAAGAAGAAAAAGTCCAAGTGCCCATGGATG ATCCTGAAACTTCATCTGAGGGCTTAAATCAATCAGAGACCAGTCTGAGCAATGCAGAAAACAATGAAAACCCTTAA